From the genome of Streptomyces sp. NBC_01317, one region includes:
- a CDS encoding methyltransferase domain-containing protein, with amino-acid sequence MPKETAVYTHGHHESVLRSHRWRTAANSAAYLLPELRPGQDLLDVGCGPGTITADLAALVAPGTVTAVDASQGVLDTARDSARARGVDNVRFAVADVHALDFPDDSFDVVHAHQVLQHVGDPVAALREMRRVCRPGGVVAARDADYGAFTWFPEVPVLDAWQDVYRTVARANGGEPDAGRRLVSWARRAGFTDVTATATTWCFATPEERAWWSGLWADRTVASAYADRAVDGGHTTRERLTEFGEAWRRWGAEEDGWFMVPHGEILCRV; translated from the coding sequence ATGCCGAAGGAGACCGCCGTCTACACCCACGGGCACCACGAGTCGGTGCTGCGCTCGCACCGCTGGCGGACCGCCGCCAACTCCGCGGCGTACCTCCTCCCCGAACTGCGGCCCGGCCAGGACCTGCTGGACGTGGGCTGCGGGCCCGGGACCATCACCGCCGACCTGGCCGCGCTCGTCGCGCCGGGCACGGTGACGGCGGTCGACGCCTCCCAGGGCGTCCTCGACACGGCACGGGACAGCGCGCGGGCGCGGGGCGTGGACAACGTCCGCTTCGCGGTCGCCGATGTCCACGCCTTGGACTTCCCGGACGACTCGTTCGACGTCGTCCACGCCCACCAGGTGCTCCAGCACGTCGGCGATCCGGTGGCGGCGCTGCGGGAGATGCGCCGGGTGTGCCGGCCTGGCGGGGTCGTCGCGGCGCGGGACGCGGACTACGGCGCGTTCACCTGGTTCCCCGAGGTGCCGGTGCTGGACGCGTGGCAGGACGTCTACCGTACGGTGGCCAGGGCCAACGGCGGTGAGCCGGACGCGGGGCGGCGGCTGGTGTCGTGGGCGCGGCGGGCCGGGTTCACGGACGTCACGGCGACCGCCACGACCTGGTGTTTCGCCACCCCGGAGGAGCGGGCGTGGTGGAGCGGGCTGTGGGCGGACCGTACGGTCGCGTCGGCGTACGCGGACCGGGCGGTGGACGGCGGCCACACGACGCGCGAACGCCTCACGGAGTTCGGCGAGGCGTGGCGGCGGTGGGGCGCCGAGGAGGACGGCTGGTTCATGGTCCCGCACGGCGAGATCCTGTGCCGCGTGTGA
- a CDS encoding VOC family protein, with translation MEILGTTLRICVDDLETSVMFYEHLTGSRALRFERDGVSVAAVGCFLLMSGPPAEIEILRKVTATIAVKDLDEAVIRLNGVGAKVLVGPVPTPVGRNLIAAHPDGSVFEYVDRRAV, from the coding sequence ATGGAAATCCTGGGAACCACGTTGCGCATCTGCGTCGACGACCTGGAGACCTCGGTGATGTTCTACGAACACCTCACCGGAAGCCGCGCGCTCCGCTTCGAGCGCGACGGGGTCTCGGTCGCGGCCGTCGGCTGCTTCCTCCTGATGAGTGGCCCGCCCGCGGAGATCGAGATCCTGCGCAAGGTGACGGCGACGATCGCGGTGAAGGATCTCGACGAGGCGGTGATCCGGCTCAACGGGGTCGGCGCCAAGGTCCTCGTGGGCCCGGTGCCGACCCCGGTGGGCCGCAACCTCATCGCCGCCCATCCGGACGGCTCGGTCTTCGAGTACGTGGACCGCCGGGCGGTCTGA